A single window of Danio rerio strain Tuebingen ecotype United States chromosome 15, GRCz12tu, whole genome shotgun sequence DNA harbors:
- the nrgnb gene encoding neurogranin (protein kinase C substrate, RC3) b isoform X4, translated as MAVPFSNTHLRIPRGFGNLLEGLTREVLREQPEDIATFAAVYFTELLKAREESGLDPAEWGAKLEDRFYNNHSFKGTSLQGNIISPKINTRINAESSSETLGNNETQLSALKDLDTDNSVGSEVNLDKKFDEESGEKERGHAEDILPAETADGDKCAEELKDTNEIPGETSEVAKEEVDVDICRSELEPTPLPSFGGHANVDVCAEEINLQSESSKSKEELVSPKPLFLNKDQSESQDEIHSHTEQDASKQANEMSDHGDDDDAEDPEEEVSEIADNLLEDIDPEEKSTEQVYAEESTESTIEKYITESVAGQESEDAINEDQEETNYEYTSTNDFVEDAGDSTSDINSRSLMEMKDTHVDYSDEIHDSKSEVVDVLDEVHHQCDTRTGEEEAENSSDEENTSKILDALNEEDFLETPKPVSQMNDSEAEASNEILNADAFEKDLNTENVNEGSDLDSDGFEAEEMDLDISNVLQPNEEKTEDEGNHDPEPEEDAFSEAEQANPEPLENETVVVNEELFESQEQTENTENDVDQEDQLEEQRDKIQEMTLESENLENTDISEPKEECSQPQEEEDIMDIPLDDPEANKAAAKIQAGFRGHMTRKKMKPGEKPGEEEEQTE; from the exons ATGGCTGTTCCCTTCTCCAACACACACCTGCGCATCCCAAGAGGCTTTGGGAATTTATTAGAGGGTCTTACCAGAGAAGTGTTGAGAGAGCAGCCAGAGGACATCGCCACTTTTGCTGCTGTCTACTTCACAGAGCTGCTCAAAGCCAGAGAAG aaAGTGGTCTTGACCCAGCAGAGTGGGGTGCCAAGTTGGAAGACAGGTTCTACAACAATCACTCATTTAAG GGAACATCATTACAAGGAAACATCATTTCACCCAAAATAAACACAAG AATCAACGCAGAATCGAGTTCTGAAACTTTGGGAAACAACGAGACTCAGCTCTCTGCATTAAAAGACCTCGACACTGATAATTCAGTTGGCAGTGAGGTCAATTTAGATAAGAAGTTTGATGAGGAATCTGGTGAGAAGGAACGCGGACATGCTGAAGATATTCTCCCTGCAGAAACAGCAGATGGTGATAAATGTGCTGAAGAGCTAAAAGACACCAATGAGATTCCAGGAGAAACATCAGAAGTTGCAAAAGAAGAAGTAGATGTTGACATCTGCAGATCCGAACTTGAGCCTACACCTCTGCCTTCATTTGGTGGCCATGCAAATGTGGATGTTTGTGCTGAAGAGATAAACCTCCAGTCTGAATCCAGCAAGAGCAAAGAAGAGTTGGTTAGCCCAAAACCATTGTTCCTGAATAAAGACCAATCTGAATCACAAGACGAAATACATTCACACACTGAACAAGATGCAAGCAAACAAGCTAATGAAATGTCTGAtcatggtgatgatgatgatgctgaagATCCTGAAGAGGAAGTGTCAGAAATTGCTGATAATTTATTAGAAGACATTGACCCAGAAGAGAAGAGCACTGAGCAGGTTTATGCAGAAGAATCCACTGAAAGCACCATTGAAAAATACATAACTGAAAGTGTAGCAGGGCAGGAATCAGAAGATGCAATCAATGAAGATCAAGAAGAGACCAATTATGAGTACACAAGCACCAATGACTTTGTTGAAGATGCAGGTGATTCAACTTCTGATATCAATAGCCGATCGCTGATGGAAATGAAAGACACTCACGTTGACTACAGTGATGAAATACACGACAGTAAAAGTGAAGTCGTTGATGTCTTAGATGAAGTTCACCATCAGTGCGACACTCGTACAGGTGAGGAAGAAGCTGAAAACAGCAGTGACGAAGAGAATACTTCTAAAATTCTAGATGCGTTAAATGAGGAAGACTTTTTGGAAACTCCAAAACCTGTTTCCCAAATGAACGACAGTGAAGCTGAAGCAAGCAACGAGATTTTAAATGCTGACGCTTTTGAGAAAGATCTAAACACAGAGAATGTAAATGAAGGAAGTGATCTTGACAGTGATGGCTTTGAGGCTGAAGAGATGGATCTGGACATTTCAAATGTGCTTCAGCCAAATGAGGAAAAAACTGAGGATGAAGGAAATCATGATCCTGAACCAGAGGAAGATGCTTTCTCTGAAGCAGAACAAGCCAATCCTGAGCCTTTAGAGAACGAAACAGTGGTTGTCAATGAAGAACTTTTTGAGTCACAAGAACAGACTGAAAATACTGAGAATGATGTAGATCAAGAGGATCAGTTGGAGGAGCAAAGGGATAAAATCCAAGAAATGACACTTGAAAGTGAAAACCTGGAGAATACTGACATCTCTGAACCAAAG GAGGAATGCAGCCAGCCACAAGAGGAAGAGGATATTATGGACATCCCATTGGATGACCCAGAGGCCAATAAAGCGGCCGCCAAAATTCAGGCCGGCTTCCGTGGTCATATGACCCGGAAGAAGATGAAACCAGGCGAAAAGCCCGGTGAGGAG GAGGAACAGACGGAGTAG
- the nrgnb gene encoding neurogranin (protein kinase C substrate, RC3) b isoform X2 produces the protein MAVPFSNTHLRIPRGFGNLLEGLTREVLREQPEDIATFAAVYFTELLKAREESGLDPAEWGAKLEDRFYNNHSFKGTSLQGNIISPKINTRINAESSSETLGNNETQLSALKDLDTDNSVGSEVNLDKKFDEESGEKERGHAEDILPAETADGDKCAEELKDTNEIPGETSEVAKEEVDVDICRSELEPTPLPSFGGHANVDVCAEEINLQSESSKSKEELVSPKPLFLNKDQSESQDEIHSHTEQDASKQANEMSDHGDDDDAEDPEEEVSEIADNLLEDIDPEEKSTEQVYAEESTESTIEKYITESVAGQESEDAINEDQEETNYEYTSTNDFVEDAGDSTSDINSRSLMEMKDTHVDYSDEIHDSKSEVVDVLDEVHHQCDTRTGEEEAENSSDEENTSKILDALNEEDFLETPKPVSQMNDSEAEASNEILNADAFEKDLNTENVNEGSDLDSDGFEAEEMDLDISNVLQPNEEKTEDEGNHDPEPEEDAFSEAEQANPEPLENETVVVNEELFESQEQTENTENDVDQEDQLEEQRDKIQEMTLESENLENTDISEPKEECSQPQEEEDIMDIPLDDPEANKAAAKIQAGFRGHMTRKKMKPGEKPGEEVSSSGEALNGSQGDSGGTDGVETDGTSGPEQ, from the exons ATGGCTGTTCCCTTCTCCAACACACACCTGCGCATCCCAAGAGGCTTTGGGAATTTATTAGAGGGTCTTACCAGAGAAGTGTTGAGAGAGCAGCCAGAGGACATCGCCACTTTTGCTGCTGTCTACTTCACAGAGCTGCTCAAAGCCAGAGAAG aaAGTGGTCTTGACCCAGCAGAGTGGGGTGCCAAGTTGGAAGACAGGTTCTACAACAATCACTCATTTAAG GGAACATCATTACAAGGAAACATCATTTCACCCAAAATAAACACAAG AATCAACGCAGAATCGAGTTCTGAAACTTTGGGAAACAACGAGACTCAGCTCTCTGCATTAAAAGACCTCGACACTGATAATTCAGTTGGCAGTGAGGTCAATTTAGATAAGAAGTTTGATGAGGAATCTGGTGAGAAGGAACGCGGACATGCTGAAGATATTCTCCCTGCAGAAACAGCAGATGGTGATAAATGTGCTGAAGAGCTAAAAGACACCAATGAGATTCCAGGAGAAACATCAGAAGTTGCAAAAGAAGAAGTAGATGTTGACATCTGCAGATCCGAACTTGAGCCTACACCTCTGCCTTCATTTGGTGGCCATGCAAATGTGGATGTTTGTGCTGAAGAGATAAACCTCCAGTCTGAATCCAGCAAGAGCAAAGAAGAGTTGGTTAGCCCAAAACCATTGTTCCTGAATAAAGACCAATCTGAATCACAAGACGAAATACATTCACACACTGAACAAGATGCAAGCAAACAAGCTAATGAAATGTCTGAtcatggtgatgatgatgatgctgaagATCCTGAAGAGGAAGTGTCAGAAATTGCTGATAATTTATTAGAAGACATTGACCCAGAAGAGAAGAGCACTGAGCAGGTTTATGCAGAAGAATCCACTGAAAGCACCATTGAAAAATACATAACTGAAAGTGTAGCAGGGCAGGAATCAGAAGATGCAATCAATGAAGATCAAGAAGAGACCAATTATGAGTACACAAGCACCAATGACTTTGTTGAAGATGCAGGTGATTCAACTTCTGATATCAATAGCCGATCGCTGATGGAAATGAAAGACACTCACGTTGACTACAGTGATGAAATACACGACAGTAAAAGTGAAGTCGTTGATGTCTTAGATGAAGTTCACCATCAGTGCGACACTCGTACAGGTGAGGAAGAAGCTGAAAACAGCAGTGACGAAGAGAATACTTCTAAAATTCTAGATGCGTTAAATGAGGAAGACTTTTTGGAAACTCCAAAACCTGTTTCCCAAATGAACGACAGTGAAGCTGAAGCAAGCAACGAGATTTTAAATGCTGACGCTTTTGAGAAAGATCTAAACACAGAGAATGTAAATGAAGGAAGTGATCTTGACAGTGATGGCTTTGAGGCTGAAGAGATGGATCTGGACATTTCAAATGTGCTTCAGCCAAATGAGGAAAAAACTGAGGATGAAGGAAATCATGATCCTGAACCAGAGGAAGATGCTTTCTCTGAAGCAGAACAAGCCAATCCTGAGCCTTTAGAGAACGAAACAGTGGTTGTCAATGAAGAACTTTTTGAGTCACAAGAACAGACTGAAAATACTGAGAATGATGTAGATCAAGAGGATCAGTTGGAGGAGCAAAGGGATAAAATCCAAGAAATGACACTTGAAAGTGAAAACCTGGAGAATACTGACATCTCTGAACCAAAG GAGGAATGCAGCCAGCCACAAGAGGAAGAGGATATTATGGACATCCCATTGGATGACCCAGAGGCCAATAAAGCGGCCGCCAAAATTCAGGCCGGCTTCCGTGGTCATATGACCCGGAAGAAGATGAAACCAGGCGAAAAGCCCGGTGAGGAGGTGAGCAGCAGTGGTGAGGCCCTCAACGGCAGCCAAGGGGACTCAG GAGGAACAGACGGAGTAGAGACAGACGGCACATCTGGACCAGAACAGTGA
- the nrgnb gene encoding neurogranin (protein kinase C substrate, RC3) b isoform X3: MAVPFSNTHLRIPRGFGNLLEGLTREVLREQPEDIATFAAVYFTELLKAREESGLDPAEWGAKLEDRFYNNHSFKGTSLQGNIISPKINTRINAESSSETLGNNETQLSALKDLDTDNSVGSEVNLDKKFDEESGEKERGHAEDILPAETADGDKCAEELKDTNEIPGETSEVAKEEVDVDICRSELEPTPLPSFGGHANVDVCAEEINLQSESSKSKEELVSPKPLFLNKDQSESQDEIHSHTEQDASKQANEMSDHGDDDDAEDPEEEVSEIADNLLEDIDPEEKSTEQVYAEESTESTIEKYITESVAGQESEDAINEDQEETNYEYTSTNDFVEDAGDSTSDINSRSLMEMKDTHVDYSDEIHDSKSEVVDVLDEVHHQCDTRTGEEEAENSSDEENTSKILDALNEEDFLETPKPVSQMNDSEAEASNEILNADAFEKDLNTENVNEGSDLDSDGFEAEEMDLDISNVLQPNEEKTEDEGNHDPEPEEDAFSEAEQANPEPLENETVVVNEELFESQEQTENTENDVDQEDQLEEQRDKIQEMTLESENLENTDISEPKEECSQPQEEEDIMDIPLDDPEANKAAAKIQAGFRGHMTRKKMKPGEKPGEEVSSSGEALNGSQGDSGGTD; the protein is encoded by the exons ATGGCTGTTCCCTTCTCCAACACACACCTGCGCATCCCAAGAGGCTTTGGGAATTTATTAGAGGGTCTTACCAGAGAAGTGTTGAGAGAGCAGCCAGAGGACATCGCCACTTTTGCTGCTGTCTACTTCACAGAGCTGCTCAAAGCCAGAGAAG aaAGTGGTCTTGACCCAGCAGAGTGGGGTGCCAAGTTGGAAGACAGGTTCTACAACAATCACTCATTTAAG GGAACATCATTACAAGGAAACATCATTTCACCCAAAATAAACACAAG AATCAACGCAGAATCGAGTTCTGAAACTTTGGGAAACAACGAGACTCAGCTCTCTGCATTAAAAGACCTCGACACTGATAATTCAGTTGGCAGTGAGGTCAATTTAGATAAGAAGTTTGATGAGGAATCTGGTGAGAAGGAACGCGGACATGCTGAAGATATTCTCCCTGCAGAAACAGCAGATGGTGATAAATGTGCTGAAGAGCTAAAAGACACCAATGAGATTCCAGGAGAAACATCAGAAGTTGCAAAAGAAGAAGTAGATGTTGACATCTGCAGATCCGAACTTGAGCCTACACCTCTGCCTTCATTTGGTGGCCATGCAAATGTGGATGTTTGTGCTGAAGAGATAAACCTCCAGTCTGAATCCAGCAAGAGCAAAGAAGAGTTGGTTAGCCCAAAACCATTGTTCCTGAATAAAGACCAATCTGAATCACAAGACGAAATACATTCACACACTGAACAAGATGCAAGCAAACAAGCTAATGAAATGTCTGAtcatggtgatgatgatgatgctgaagATCCTGAAGAGGAAGTGTCAGAAATTGCTGATAATTTATTAGAAGACATTGACCCAGAAGAGAAGAGCACTGAGCAGGTTTATGCAGAAGAATCCACTGAAAGCACCATTGAAAAATACATAACTGAAAGTGTAGCAGGGCAGGAATCAGAAGATGCAATCAATGAAGATCAAGAAGAGACCAATTATGAGTACACAAGCACCAATGACTTTGTTGAAGATGCAGGTGATTCAACTTCTGATATCAATAGCCGATCGCTGATGGAAATGAAAGACACTCACGTTGACTACAGTGATGAAATACACGACAGTAAAAGTGAAGTCGTTGATGTCTTAGATGAAGTTCACCATCAGTGCGACACTCGTACAGGTGAGGAAGAAGCTGAAAACAGCAGTGACGAAGAGAATACTTCTAAAATTCTAGATGCGTTAAATGAGGAAGACTTTTTGGAAACTCCAAAACCTGTTTCCCAAATGAACGACAGTGAAGCTGAAGCAAGCAACGAGATTTTAAATGCTGACGCTTTTGAGAAAGATCTAAACACAGAGAATGTAAATGAAGGAAGTGATCTTGACAGTGATGGCTTTGAGGCTGAAGAGATGGATCTGGACATTTCAAATGTGCTTCAGCCAAATGAGGAAAAAACTGAGGATGAAGGAAATCATGATCCTGAACCAGAGGAAGATGCTTTCTCTGAAGCAGAACAAGCCAATCCTGAGCCTTTAGAGAACGAAACAGTGGTTGTCAATGAAGAACTTTTTGAGTCACAAGAACAGACTGAAAATACTGAGAATGATGTAGATCAAGAGGATCAGTTGGAGGAGCAAAGGGATAAAATCCAAGAAATGACACTTGAAAGTGAAAACCTGGAGAATACTGACATCTCTGAACCAAAG GAGGAATGCAGCCAGCCACAAGAGGAAGAGGATATTATGGACATCCCATTGGATGACCCAGAGGCCAATAAAGCGGCCGCCAAAATTCAGGCCGGCTTCCGTGGTCATATGACCCGGAAGAAGATGAAACCAGGCGAAAAGCCCGGTGAGGAGGTGAGCAGCAGTGGTGAGGCCCTCAACGGCAGCCAAGGGGACTCAG GAGGAACAGACTAG
- the nrgnb gene encoding neurogranin (protein kinase C substrate, RC3) b, protein MDCHIEECSQPQEEEDIMDIPLDDPEANKAAAKIQAGFRGHMTRKKMKPGEKPGEEVSSSGEALNGSQGDSGGTDGVETDGTSGPEQ, encoded by the exons ATGGATTGTCATATC GAGGAATGCAGCCAGCCACAAGAGGAAGAGGATATTATGGACATCCCATTGGATGACCCAGAGGCCAATAAAGCGGCCGCCAAAATTCAGGCCGGCTTCCGTGGTCATATGACCCGGAAGAAGATGAAACCAGGCGAAAAGCCCGGTGAGGAGGTGAGCAGCAGTGGTGAGGCCCTCAACGGCAGCCAAGGGGACTCAG GAGGAACAGACGGAGTAGAGACAGACGGCACATCTGGACCAGAACAGTGA
- the nrgnb gene encoding neurogranin (protein kinase C substrate, RC3) b isoform X1 produces the protein MAVPFSNTHLRIPRGFGNLLEGLTREVLREQPEDIATFAAVYFTELLKAREESGLDPAEWGAKLEDRFYNNHSFKGTSLQGNIISPKINTRINAESSSETLGNNETQLSALKDLDTDNSVGSEVNLDKKFDEESGEKERGHAEDILPAETADGDKCAEELKDTNEIPGETSEVAKEEVDVDICRSELEPTPLPSFGGHANVDVCAEEINLQSESSKSKEELVSPKPLFLNKDQSESQDEIHSHTEQDASKQANEMSDHGDDDDAEDPEEEVSEIADNLLEDIDPEEKSTEQVYAEESTESTIEKYITESVAGQESEDAINEDQEETNYEYTSTNDFVEDAGDSTSDINSRSLMEMKDTHVDYSDEIHDSKSEVVDVLDEVHHQCDTRTGEEEAENSSDEENTSKILDALNEEDFLETPKPVSQMNDSEAEASNEILNADAFEKDLNTENVNEGSDLDSDGFEAEEMDLDISNVLQPNEEKTEDEGNHDPEPEEDAFSEAEQANPEPLENETVVVNEELFESQEQTENTENDVDQEDQLEEQRDKIQEMTLESENLENTDISEPKEECSQPQEEEDIMDIPLDDPEANKAAAKIQAGFRGHMTRKKMKPGEKPGEEEEQTRSGHLMWKVGQAMRMKVSFQPPAGPKYLSFSCAALLYPTSVPNLGLSRATSTQFSVAKHFMYESVIFILRCICIAKTRLCSVFTRTKIKDRMRSTHILPKSINKCQIVVNASTKCFYFVCLA, from the exons ATGGCTGTTCCCTTCTCCAACACACACCTGCGCATCCCAAGAGGCTTTGGGAATTTATTAGAGGGTCTTACCAGAGAAGTGTTGAGAGAGCAGCCAGAGGACATCGCCACTTTTGCTGCTGTCTACTTCACAGAGCTGCTCAAAGCCAGAGAAG aaAGTGGTCTTGACCCAGCAGAGTGGGGTGCCAAGTTGGAAGACAGGTTCTACAACAATCACTCATTTAAG GGAACATCATTACAAGGAAACATCATTTCACCCAAAATAAACACAAG AATCAACGCAGAATCGAGTTCTGAAACTTTGGGAAACAACGAGACTCAGCTCTCTGCATTAAAAGACCTCGACACTGATAATTCAGTTGGCAGTGAGGTCAATTTAGATAAGAAGTTTGATGAGGAATCTGGTGAGAAGGAACGCGGACATGCTGAAGATATTCTCCCTGCAGAAACAGCAGATGGTGATAAATGTGCTGAAGAGCTAAAAGACACCAATGAGATTCCAGGAGAAACATCAGAAGTTGCAAAAGAAGAAGTAGATGTTGACATCTGCAGATCCGAACTTGAGCCTACACCTCTGCCTTCATTTGGTGGCCATGCAAATGTGGATGTTTGTGCTGAAGAGATAAACCTCCAGTCTGAATCCAGCAAGAGCAAAGAAGAGTTGGTTAGCCCAAAACCATTGTTCCTGAATAAAGACCAATCTGAATCACAAGACGAAATACATTCACACACTGAACAAGATGCAAGCAAACAAGCTAATGAAATGTCTGAtcatggtgatgatgatgatgctgaagATCCTGAAGAGGAAGTGTCAGAAATTGCTGATAATTTATTAGAAGACATTGACCCAGAAGAGAAGAGCACTGAGCAGGTTTATGCAGAAGAATCCACTGAAAGCACCATTGAAAAATACATAACTGAAAGTGTAGCAGGGCAGGAATCAGAAGATGCAATCAATGAAGATCAAGAAGAGACCAATTATGAGTACACAAGCACCAATGACTTTGTTGAAGATGCAGGTGATTCAACTTCTGATATCAATAGCCGATCGCTGATGGAAATGAAAGACACTCACGTTGACTACAGTGATGAAATACACGACAGTAAAAGTGAAGTCGTTGATGTCTTAGATGAAGTTCACCATCAGTGCGACACTCGTACAGGTGAGGAAGAAGCTGAAAACAGCAGTGACGAAGAGAATACTTCTAAAATTCTAGATGCGTTAAATGAGGAAGACTTTTTGGAAACTCCAAAACCTGTTTCCCAAATGAACGACAGTGAAGCTGAAGCAAGCAACGAGATTTTAAATGCTGACGCTTTTGAGAAAGATCTAAACACAGAGAATGTAAATGAAGGAAGTGATCTTGACAGTGATGGCTTTGAGGCTGAAGAGATGGATCTGGACATTTCAAATGTGCTTCAGCCAAATGAGGAAAAAACTGAGGATGAAGGAAATCATGATCCTGAACCAGAGGAAGATGCTTTCTCTGAAGCAGAACAAGCCAATCCTGAGCCTTTAGAGAACGAAACAGTGGTTGTCAATGAAGAACTTTTTGAGTCACAAGAACAGACTGAAAATACTGAGAATGATGTAGATCAAGAGGATCAGTTGGAGGAGCAAAGGGATAAAATCCAAGAAATGACACTTGAAAGTGAAAACCTGGAGAATACTGACATCTCTGAACCAAAG GAGGAATGCAGCCAGCCACAAGAGGAAGAGGATATTATGGACATCCCATTGGATGACCCAGAGGCCAATAAAGCGGCCGCCAAAATTCAGGCCGGCTTCCGTGGTCATATGACCCGGAAGAAGATGAAACCAGGCGAAAAGCCCGGTGAGGAG GAGGAACAGACTAGATCTGGCCATTTGATGTGGAAAGTGGGGCAAGCAATGAGAATGAAGGTGTCCTTCCAACCTCCAGCCGGGCCCAAATATCTCTCCTTCAGCTGTGCTGCTCTGCTTTACCCCACCTCTGTGCCCAATTTAGGCCTTTCCCGAGCAACATCAACCCAGTTCTCGGTTGCTAAGCATTTTATGTATGAAAGTGTTATTTTTATCCTCAGGTGTATCTGCATCGCTAAAACGAGGCTGTGCTCTGTTTTTACTCGGACAAAAATAAAAGACAGGATGAGATCAACTCATATTCTGCCAAAATCCATCAATAAGTGTCAAATTGTGGTGAATGCCAGTACAAAATGTTTTTACTTTGTTTGCCTTGCATGA
- the LOC100005689 gene encoding uncharacterized protein encodes MFLIPVVLLLQLGFQVAVRGMNAGIQHEFKNARLEEPLTLNCTYNCSSGFTRGSWKWEKTLECSNCLWKESQTKLGDMCSVGLYTSRLTIEQARYNYSCLSEESDHPGLPIKTELLVTIQIHDESEEQVPSPKDVAGPSLRVKLYRDQTESEEVLTSLSTIEVTAETALSLQCVALDNKHCEVQWVRENSTFSLTETKDTVEWNKITEEDSGRYTCQTKGTCIDHPIIVEIKVITSDGLTWAKMFAAFAVSAVFVLTAHLVYLCYRRGCKITDSSNIAHERVPSRSGVVIRPIAQDSQSDHEVPYADIVISVRGSSNPDVSDTFSQTSKNQRPRWRDEAQAGLLYASADRLHIHPKEVTRKLSTTSEYAVITYSCEALS; translated from the exons ATGTTTCTGATTCCTGTGGTGCTGCTTTTACAATTAGGATTCCAAG TTGCTGTAAGAGGTATGAATGCCGGAATCCAGCATGAGTTTAAAAATGCAAGACTTGAAGAGCCGCTTACCTTAAACTGTACCTACAACTGTTCCAGCGGCTTCACTCGTGGGTCGTGGAAATGGGAAAAAACTCTGGAATGTAGCAATTGCCTCTGGAAAGAGAGTCAAACAAAATTAGGGGACATGTGCAGTGTGGGCTTGTACACATCTCGTCTAACTATAGAGCAAGCACGTTATAACTATTCTTGCCTTTCTGAAGAGAGTGACCATCCAGGCCTTCCTATTAAAACTGAACTTCTGGTCACTATACAAATCCATG ATGAGTCTGAAGAACAAGTACCATCCCCTAAAGATGTAGCTG GTCCATCTCTGAGAGTGAAGCTGTACAGGGATCAGACAGAGTCTGAAGAAGTGCTTACATCACTGTCCACCATCGAAGTAACAGCAGAAACTGCACTCTCGCTTCAATGTGTTGCCCTTGACAACAAACACTGTGAAGTGCAGTGGGTCAGAGAAAACAGTACCTTCTCCTTGACTGAAACAAAAGACACAGTGGAGTGGAATAAAATCACTGAAGAGGACAGTGGGCGATACACATGCCAGACCAAAGGCACTTGCATTGATCATCCTATCATTGTGGAGATAAAGGTCATTACATCAG ATGGACTCACCTGGGCCAAGATGTTCGCAGCCTTTGCCGTGTCTGCAGTGTTTGTCCTGACGGCCCATCTGGTATATCTGTGTTACAGAAGAGGATGTAAGATAACAGATTCCTCTAACATAGCCCATGAAAG GGTTCCATCCAGAAGTGGAGTGGTGATTAGGCCAATCGCTCAAG ACAGCCAGAGTGATCATGAAGTACCTTATGCTGACATTGTGATCTCTGTGAGAGGATCCAGCAATCCGGATGTATCAGACACCTTCAGCCAGACTTCCAAAAACCAAAGACCA AGATGGAGGGATGAGGCCCAAGCAGGACTTCTGTATGCTTCAGCTGACAGACTGCACATCCACCCTAAAGAGGTCACTAGGAAATTAAGCACAACGTCTGAATATGCTGTAATTACTTACTCTTGTGAGGCTCTTAGTTAG